A genomic region of Salinibacter pepae contains the following coding sequences:
- a CDS encoding amino acid permease, protein MAQDDLRRELGFWDALTIGAGTMIGAGIFLLAGVALELTGPAAIFSYLAAGIVCMITAASAAELATGMPTSGGDYFFVSRSLGPALGAISGVGIWLSLTFAISFYLFGLGEYLSQFLPLTPFWGAFGGGLLLTALNVYGAKESGQMQVVVVLTLMGILGAFCGIGAFYIEWSNFTPFFPFGGAPVASTTALVFVSFLGFVKIAAVAEEIKDPAKNLPRTLIGSVALVTLLYVVILLVIGGIFEQETIGEVRDPLTQAARTLAGPIGAGAIIFAGLLATVSSANASIMASSRINLAMARDRMVPNWLSAIHETLLTPHRAILLTGVLALAFLFIESLEQLAKIASVLQLYSYAALNVGCVALRVAQPDWYEPSYRTPGFPFVQGLAALACIGIILYSGPFAQIAIVVLILASLGWYSVWGRSRVEIEHAVPEFREQWAAQGWSALAAPAPAFAVEVPEVLSAAERAINAEAPRRVSVALANPEHEHDLLQLGRYIATGRAEGGHVAGIHLVDVPLQTPLRSARAQFTERPSLERAIADLAQEAAARPSTNDLDHPPLEATGIESVIDVAHDVFGGLIDETQAQTSDMLLMGWQGGFNVGRIYNSPIQRIVRDLPADLGVLKDRGFESVDQILLPWGGGLHAQLGLEIAVRVARITDATVHLLRVVREDVDVEDEKAALDDTVQGLVDTDRVEYLVRQSDSVTGGIDATLTEADYDFAIIGASREWSLRQVLFGSIPDVVADRADCSVLMVRRYVPNTLSVRAVEGVKRLKETVGLTTSPEE, encoded by the coding sequence ATGGCACAAGATGATCTCCGCCGCGAGCTCGGCTTTTGGGACGCGCTCACCATCGGGGCCGGCACCATGATCGGAGCCGGCATCTTTTTGTTGGCCGGGGTGGCCCTGGAGCTCACCGGGCCGGCCGCCATCTTCTCCTACCTCGCGGCGGGCATCGTCTGCATGATTACGGCCGCCAGTGCGGCCGAGCTGGCCACGGGGATGCCGACCTCCGGCGGCGACTACTTCTTTGTCTCCCGCTCACTCGGCCCGGCGCTCGGGGCCATCTCGGGCGTCGGGATCTGGCTGAGCCTCACGTTCGCCATCTCGTTCTACCTCTTCGGGCTCGGGGAGTACCTGTCGCAGTTCCTGCCCCTCACGCCGTTCTGGGGCGCCTTCGGCGGGGGCCTTCTGCTCACGGCCCTCAACGTGTACGGGGCCAAGGAGTCGGGCCAGATGCAGGTGGTCGTGGTCCTCACCCTGATGGGGATCCTGGGGGCGTTCTGTGGCATCGGCGCCTTCTACATCGAATGGAGCAACTTCACGCCGTTTTTTCCTTTCGGCGGCGCCCCGGTGGCGTCCACGACGGCCCTCGTGTTCGTCTCCTTCCTGGGCTTCGTGAAGATTGCGGCGGTGGCCGAGGAAATTAAGGACCCGGCCAAGAACCTGCCGCGCACGCTCATCGGCTCGGTGGCGCTCGTGACGCTGCTCTACGTCGTGATCCTGCTCGTCATTGGCGGCATCTTCGAGCAGGAGACGATCGGCGAGGTGCGCGATCCACTGACGCAGGCGGCCCGGACGCTGGCGGGCCCCATCGGCGCCGGCGCCATCATCTTTGCCGGGCTGCTGGCCACCGTGTCGTCGGCCAACGCGAGCATCATGGCCTCCTCGCGCATCAACCTGGCGATGGCGCGCGACCGCATGGTGCCCAACTGGCTGAGCGCCATCCACGAGACGCTCCTGACCCCCCACCGCGCCATCCTGCTGACGGGCGTATTGGCCCTGGCATTCCTGTTCATCGAAAGCCTGGAGCAGCTCGCCAAGATTGCCAGCGTGCTGCAGCTCTACAGCTATGCGGCGCTGAACGTGGGGTGCGTGGCCCTGCGCGTGGCGCAGCCGGATTGGTACGAACCCTCCTACCGCACGCCCGGCTTTCCATTTGTACAAGGACTGGCCGCCCTCGCGTGTATCGGGATCATTCTGTATTCGGGCCCCTTCGCCCAGATCGCCATCGTCGTACTCATCCTCGCGAGCCTGGGCTGGTATTCCGTCTGGGGCCGGAGCCGCGTCGAGATCGAGCACGCGGTTCCCGAGTTTCGCGAGCAGTGGGCGGCGCAGGGCTGGAGCGCCCTCGCGGCCCCGGCGCCCGCGTTCGCCGTGGAGGTGCCGGAGGTGCTGTCGGCCGCCGAGCGTGCCATCAATGCAGAGGCTCCGCGTCGCGTGTCGGTGGCACTGGCCAACCCCGAGCACGAGCACGACCTCCTGCAACTGGGCCGGTACATCGCCACGGGGCGGGCCGAGGGCGGCCACGTGGCCGGCATCCACCTCGTGGACGTGCCCCTGCAAACCCCGCTCCGGTCCGCCCGCGCGCAGTTTACGGAGCGGCCCTCCCTGGAGCGCGCCATTGCCGACCTGGCCCAGGAGGCAGCAGCTCGCCCCTCAACAAACGACCTGGACCATCCCCCCCTTGAGGCGACCGGCATTGAGTCCGTCATCGACGTCGCCCACGACGTGTTCGGCGGCCTGATCGACGAGACGCAGGCCCAGACGTCCGACATGCTGCTGATGGGCTGGCAGGGCGGCTTCAACGTGGGCCGCATCTACAACAGTCCCATCCAGCGCATCGTGCGGGACCTGCCGGCGGATCTCGGTGTGCTCAAGGACCGTGGGTTTGAATCCGTCGACCAGATTCTCCTGCCCTGGGGCGGCGGCCTGCACGCGCAGCTCGGTCTCGAAATTGCCGTCCGCGTTGCCCGCATCACCGACGCCACGGTGCATCTGCTTCGGGTGGTGCGCGAGGACGTGGACGTCGAGGACGAGAAGGCAGCGCTCGACGACACGGTCCAGGGCCTCGTCGACACCGACCGTGTGGAGTATCTCGTCCGACAGTCCGACAGCGTCACCGGCGGCATCGACGCCACGCTCACCGAGGCGGACTACGACTTCGCCATTATCGGCGCCTCGCGCGAGTGGAGCCTGCGCCAGGTGCTCTTCGGCTCCATCCCGGACGTGGTGGCCGACCGGGCCGACTGCTCGGTCCTGATGGTGCGCCGCTACGTGCCGAACACCCTCTCGGTGCGGGCCGTGGAGGGCGTGAAGCGCCTCAAAGAAACGGTCGGGCTTACCACGTCTCCGGAAGAGTAG
- a CDS encoding Na-K-Cl cotransporter, which produces MKPDLNSLQRSAEADQEEVVASGKPGGLGTFGGVFTPSILTILGVIMYLRFGWVVGNAGLLGTLLIVTISTGITFLTALSIAAIATDQRVRVGGAYYMISRSLGIEIGGAVGIPLYIAQGLSVALYTVGFAESVINAFPALQTLSVLGLSGIQMVGLIITILVAVLALGSPNIAIKAQYFILAAIVVSLVSLVAGSPVEQSDIRMWGAVDANQAAGFWEVFAVFFPAVTGIMAGVNLSGDLENPNKAIPWGTFGAVGVGYLVYMTLPLLLGLWANSATLIEDTLIMRRMAWWGDAILLGVWGATLSSAIGSILGAPRVLQALALDGVLPQSLKWLGKGAGEENIPRGGTVLTLGLALGAVMMGNLNAIAPVLTMFFLTTYAVLNVAAGVETFLDSPSFRPEFTAHWSLSLLGAAGCTAVMFLINWWATLIAIVFVFAVFAWLQRRSLRATWGDVRQGLWMSLTRAGLLHLNADQDPKNWRPHILVLSGAPRRRWPVIELASALTHNQALMTVGTVLPPSEASDFEAQRDAEATLREYLGGRGVQSLVRTTTAEDPFAGGERLIEDYGLGVLKPNTIMLGHTEDPTHHEQFCTLIKHLYAARRNVAVLRGGNQGFGTRERIDVWWSGLKGNGGLMKILAYLLQTNLEWQNAQVRVNVVAADDEEAEERRQTVAPILDQLQTGAALNVIEADGRIFDEIVHDTSAEADIVFLGMATPDEEDDYVTYYTRLHERTAGLPPTVFVLAAEEISFRDVLA; this is translated from the coding sequence ATGAAACCCGACCTCAATTCGCTCCAGCGCTCTGCCGAGGCCGACCAGGAGGAGGTCGTGGCGTCGGGGAAGCCCGGCGGCCTCGGAACGTTCGGCGGCGTGTTTACGCCGTCGATCCTGACGATCCTCGGCGTCATCATGTACCTCCGGTTCGGGTGGGTGGTCGGCAATGCCGGATTGCTGGGGACGCTGCTCATCGTCACCATCTCGACGGGCATTACCTTCCTCACGGCGCTCTCGATCGCGGCCATCGCCACGGACCAGCGGGTGCGCGTCGGGGGGGCGTACTACATGATCAGCCGGTCGCTTGGGATCGAGATCGGCGGGGCCGTGGGCATTCCGCTCTACATCGCACAGGGGCTCTCCGTGGCCCTCTACACGGTTGGGTTTGCCGAAAGCGTCATCAACGCGTTTCCGGCACTGCAGACCCTGAGCGTGCTGGGCCTCTCTGGGATTCAAATGGTGGGCCTCATCATCACGATTCTCGTGGCGGTGCTCGCCCTCGGGTCCCCAAATATCGCCATCAAGGCGCAGTACTTCATTCTCGCGGCCATTGTGGTCTCGCTGGTCTCGCTGGTGGCGGGCAGCCCGGTGGAGCAATCCGACATTCGGATGTGGGGGGCCGTAGACGCCAATCAGGCCGCGGGCTTCTGGGAGGTGTTCGCCGTATTCTTTCCGGCGGTGACCGGCATCATGGCGGGCGTCAACCTGTCCGGCGATCTTGAGAATCCCAACAAGGCCATTCCGTGGGGCACGTTCGGGGCCGTGGGCGTGGGGTACCTCGTCTACATGACGCTGCCCCTTCTGCTGGGCCTGTGGGCCAACTCCGCCACGCTGATTGAGGACACGCTCATCATGCGGCGGATGGCGTGGTGGGGCGACGCCATCTTGCTGGGCGTGTGGGGCGCCACGCTCTCCAGTGCCATCGGATCGATCCTCGGGGCCCCGCGCGTGCTGCAGGCACTGGCGCTCGACGGCGTCCTTCCCCAGTCTCTGAAGTGGCTGGGAAAGGGGGCCGGTGAGGAGAACATCCCACGGGGCGGTACGGTCCTCACGCTGGGGCTCGCCCTGGGCGCCGTCATGATGGGCAACCTCAACGCCATTGCCCCGGTCCTCACGATGTTCTTCCTCACGACGTACGCGGTGCTCAACGTCGCCGCCGGGGTGGAGACCTTCCTGGACAGTCCCTCCTTCCGGCCCGAGTTCACAGCGCACTGGTCGCTCTCGCTGCTGGGCGCGGCGGGGTGTACGGCGGTGATGTTTCTCATCAACTGGTGGGCGACGCTCATTGCCATCGTGTTCGTGTTTGCCGTCTTCGCCTGGCTCCAGCGCCGCAGCCTGCGCGCAACGTGGGGCGACGTGCGGCAGGGCCTCTGGATGAGCCTGACCCGAGCGGGGCTGCTCCACCTCAACGCCGACCAAGACCCCAAAAACTGGCGGCCGCACATCCTCGTGCTCTCGGGCGCGCCCCGGCGGCGCTGGCCCGTTATCGAGCTGGCGAGCGCCCTCACGCACAACCAGGCGCTCATGACGGTGGGCACGGTGCTTCCCCCGAGCGAGGCGTCGGACTTCGAGGCGCAGCGGGACGCGGAGGCCACCCTCCGTGAGTACCTTGGCGGCCGGGGGGTGCAGAGCCTCGTCCGCACCACGACGGCGGAGGATCCGTTCGCGGGCGGCGAGCGGCTCATTGAGGACTACGGGCTCGGGGTGCTCAAGCCCAACACCATCATGCTCGGGCACACCGAGGACCCGACCCACCACGAGCAGTTCTGCACCCTCATCAAACACTTGTACGCGGCCCGGCGCAACGTCGCGGTCCTCCGCGGGGGCAATCAGGGCTTTGGGACCCGGGAACGGATCGACGTGTGGTGGAGCGGGCTCAAGGGCAATGGGGGCCTCATGAAAATCCTTGCCTACCTGTTGCAGACAAACCTGGAGTGGCAAAACGCACAGGTGCGGGTCAACGTGGTGGCCGCCGACGATGAGGAGGCCGAAGAGCGGCGCCAAACGGTTGCTCCCATCCTGGACCAGCTGCAGACGGGCGCTGCACTCAACGTGATTGAGGCCGACGGGCGCATCTTCGACGAGATCGTGCACGACACCTCCGCCGAGGCCGACATTGTCTTTCTGGGCATGGCGACGCCGGACGAGGAGGACGATTACGTGACGTACTACACCCGACTGCACGAACGCACCGCAGGCCTGCCGCCGACCGTGTTCGTGCTGGCCGCCGAGGAAATTTCGTTCCGGGACGTGCTGGCCTGA
- a CDS encoding APC family permease: MPEPPANQDELERTLGLVPALAIGTGTMVGAGIFVFPGLAAGRAGPAAMLSFAIGAVIALLVALPTSELATAMPESGGGYFFVSRALGTLLGCMVGIGQWLGLIFASAFYLIGFGHYLSDLARELGVNLPLPVVGLAFGMGVLLTGVSVTGTENTGDLQNWIVGSLLAILAGFLGHGGLDALGIFGRSQTPEAFFPYGTMPVLTTAALVFTSYLGFVQIATVAGEIKAPSRNLPRSMIGSVLLVGTLYVLTIFISTSLLGSEPLAEMGETAAVNVGRSIAGTFGAAALLGGGLLATLSSANASILSASRSIYALSRDNLVPSQVERINRRYRTPHVALLLTGGIIVALILFGRVEVLAEVASLLHLFMYGLICVALLVLRQSPPDGYQPTFRCPGHPVVPVLGALTSFGLVAFMNLLSIAIGGGILLATAGWYLFYARAVTISEISS, encoded by the coding sequence ATGCCGGAGCCTCCTGCGAATCAGGACGAACTGGAGCGCACGCTCGGGCTGGTCCCCGCCCTGGCCATCGGCACCGGGACCATGGTCGGGGCCGGCATTTTCGTGTTTCCGGGGCTCGCGGCCGGCAGGGCCGGGCCGGCGGCCATGCTCTCCTTCGCCATCGGGGCCGTCATCGCCCTCCTGGTGGCCCTGCCCACGTCCGAACTCGCCACGGCCATGCCCGAGAGCGGCGGGGGATACTTCTTCGTCTCCCGCGCCCTCGGCACCCTCCTCGGCTGCATGGTCGGCATTGGGCAGTGGCTGGGCCTGATCTTCGCCTCGGCGTTCTACCTGATCGGCTTCGGGCACTACCTGTCCGACCTGGCCCGCGAGCTGGGCGTCAACCTCCCCCTTCCCGTGGTGGGCCTGGCCTTCGGCATGGGCGTTCTCCTGACGGGCGTCAGCGTCACGGGGACGGAGAACACGGGCGACCTGCAGAACTGGATCGTGGGCAGCCTGCTCGCCATCCTCGCGGGCTTTCTCGGCCACGGCGGGCTCGACGCGCTCGGCATCTTCGGCCGCTCCCAGACCCCGGAGGCGTTCTTCCCGTACGGCACCATGCCCGTCTTGACCACCGCGGCGCTGGTGTTTACCTCCTACCTCGGCTTCGTGCAGATTGCCACCGTGGCGGGCGAGATCAAGGCCCCAAGCCGAAACCTGCCCCGGTCGATGATTGGAAGCGTGCTGCTCGTGGGGACGCTCTACGTGCTCACGATCTTTATCAGCACCAGCCTGCTGGGCAGCGAGCCCCTCGCCGAGATGGGCGAGACGGCCGCCGTGAACGTGGGGCGCAGCATCGCCGGCACGTTCGGCGCCGCGGCCCTCCTGGGCGGCGGGCTGCTCGCCACGCTCTCGAGCGCCAACGCCTCCATCCTGAGCGCCTCCCGCTCCATCTACGCCCTGAGCCGGGACAACCTCGTGCCGAGCCAGGTCGAGCGCATCAACCGGCGGTACCGCACGCCGCACGTGGCGCTGCTCCTGACCGGCGGGATCATCGTGGCCCTCATCCTCTTCGGGCGCGTGGAGGTGCTGGCCGAGGTCGCCTCGCTGCTGCACCTCTTCATGTACGGCCTCATCTGCGTGGCCCTCCTCGTCCTCCGGCAGTCGCCCCCCGACGGGTACCAGCCCACCTTTCGGTGCCCCGGGCATCCGGTCGTGCCCGTTCTCGGCGCCCTCACGAGCTTCGGGCTCGTGGCCTTCATGAACCTGCTGTCGATTGCAATCGGGGGCGGGATCCTGCTCGCCACGGCAGGATGGTACCTCTTCTACGCGCGTGCCGTCACCATCTCTGAGATCTCGTCATGA
- a CDS encoding universal stress protein, with the protein MMDSPSAPSSILVDLELPEPAPLPSALVRVLSSLRVVLLGWFSVPEQTSPAQARGQFGAEAEDMLDAAARRFEEAGAEVTTRLVFTGDELDTISRVSVEESCDAVLIPGPVEQLRRVLVPLRGIQNVREIAPFVADLCQDGTARVTLLHVLEGDELDGDEATAASREDVLEPAAERMRSAGIEADLLELNSVAADSPADAIVEWAGGHDLAVLGETEPSVREVLFGTMPEQIVEAVNVPIIVVRHGEEAAKMAERTTQAD; encoded by the coding sequence ATGATGGACTCCCCCTCAGCCCCCTCCTCTATTCTCGTCGACCTCGAACTGCCGGAGCCGGCGCCCCTTCCCTCGGCCCTCGTCCGCGTGCTGTCCTCGCTCCGGGTGGTGCTGCTGGGCTGGTTTTCGGTGCCGGAGCAGACGAGCCCGGCCCAGGCCCGGGGCCAGTTCGGCGCCGAGGCCGAAGACATGCTCGACGCGGCGGCGCGGCGGTTCGAAGAGGCCGGGGCGGAGGTCACCACGCGCCTCGTGTTTACGGGCGACGAGCTGGACACCATCAGTCGGGTGAGCGTGGAGGAGTCCTGCGACGCCGTGCTGATTCCCGGCCCGGTGGAGCAGTTGCGCCGCGTCCTCGTGCCACTGCGCGGGATCCAGAACGTGCGGGAGATCGCCCCCTTCGTCGCCGACCTCTGCCAGGACGGCACCGCCCGGGTGACCCTCCTCCACGTTCTTGAAGGGGACGAACTTGACGGGGACGAGGCGACCGCCGCCTCGCGCGAGGACGTGCTGGAGCCCGCCGCGGAGAGGATGCGGAGCGCCGGCATCGAAGCGGACCTGCTGGAGCTCAATTCCGTGGCCGCCGACAGCCCGGCCGACGCCATCGTGGAGTGGGCCGGCGGGCACGACCTTGCCGTGCTGGGCGAGACCGAGCCCTCGGTCCGGGAGGTCCTCTTCGGCACGATGCCGGAACAGATCGTAGAGGCCGTCAACGTGCCGATCATCGTGGTACGCCACGGGGAGGAGGCGGCCAAAATGGCCGAACGGACCACCCAGGCAGACTGA
- a CDS encoding potassium channel family protein yields the protein MSVSGKDLRIIIAGGGEVGFRTAEFLDERGHDVVVIERDPDRCQEIADAYVATIIEGDATLPDIFQQAGPEQADVLAAMSDHPLTNLAVCMIGQRMNPDLHTVMRTDAETGNAHAELVDAVIYPRRASALLAVNAILSGDVRSLEHAMGVLDIAEVRIGEDAPVVGKVLDEISLPEGSLVVSDVEGARVARADTVMKAGQRYIVAAEPDVIEEVMRLLRG from the coding sequence ATGAGCGTATCCGGAAAAGACCTTCGCATCATTATCGCCGGCGGCGGCGAGGTTGGCTTTCGCACGGCGGAATTTCTCGACGAGCGCGGGCACGACGTGGTCGTCATCGAACGCGACCCCGACCGGTGTCAGGAAATTGCCGACGCGTACGTGGCGACGATCATCGAGGGCGACGCGACCCTGCCCGACATCTTCCAGCAGGCCGGGCCGGAACAGGCCGACGTTCTGGCGGCGATGTCGGACCACCCGCTGACCAACCTCGCCGTGTGCATGATTGGCCAGCGGATGAACCCGGACCTCCACACCGTGATGCGGACCGACGCCGAGACGGGCAACGCCCACGCCGAGCTCGTCGACGCGGTGATCTATCCGCGGCGGGCCAGTGCGCTGCTGGCGGTGAACGCCATTTTGTCCGGGGACGTGCGGTCGCTGGAGCACGCCATGGGGGTGCTCGACATCGCGGAGGTGCGCATTGGGGAGGACGCGCCGGTGGTGGGGAAAGTGCTGGACGAGATTAGCCTCCCCGAGGGCAGTCTCGTGGTGAGCGACGTGGAGGGCGCGCGCGTGGCCCGGGCCGACACGGTGATGAAGGCCGGCCAACGCTACATCGTGGCCGCCGAGCCGGACGTCATCGAGGAGGTGATGCGGCTGCTGCGAGGATAG
- a CDS encoding APC family permease, which yields MAQSGDRSPTARLGLLDATMVGMGAMIGAGIFVLTGLAAEIAGPAAILVFALNGVVTVLTGISYAELASAIPKSGGGYVFVREVFSGPTSFLMGWMLSFAYMIAGALYALGFSSNFVEFVHLYWAGLPTGPVWHILYALTVVGLFALLNAVSTEASGGAETVVTIIKIIILLVFAGFGAFAVEGSNFEPFFARDDSSVAILKAMGLTFIAFEGYDLIATVTEEVENPRENIPKAIFISLVATVAIYLIVVWVAIGTLGAEKLGRAGETGIAEAATSFMPTIPLLGEGAALIVFGAVFSTVSALNAVVIASSRVVFAMGRENQLPNPLGQISARFGTPLAAVVVSAAVMLGSVVFLPIEQVGRVSSLFFLVSFVVVNWSVIRLRNRRPNMRRPFEMPFYPALPILAIVLNLVLAYFLLRDDPYTLVLGLGWIAIGGLVYAALQWRRTETATAEA from the coding sequence ATGGCCCAATCAGGAGACCGCTCTCCAACGGCACGCCTGGGGCTTCTCGACGCCACCATGGTGGGAATGGGGGCGATGATTGGGGCGGGCATCTTCGTCCTGACGGGACTGGCCGCCGAGATCGCCGGGCCGGCGGCCATCCTGGTCTTTGCGCTCAACGGGGTGGTGACGGTGCTCACGGGCATCTCGTACGCGGAGCTTGCGAGCGCCATTCCGAAGAGCGGCGGCGGGTACGTGTTTGTCCGAGAGGTCTTTTCGGGGCCGACCTCGTTTCTCATGGGGTGGATGCTCTCGTTTGCCTACATGATTGCGGGGGCGCTTTACGCGCTCGGGTTTTCGTCCAACTTCGTCGAGTTCGTCCACCTGTACTGGGCGGGGCTGCCCACAGGGCCCGTGTGGCATATTCTCTACGCCCTGACGGTGGTCGGCCTCTTTGCCCTCCTCAATGCCGTCTCCACCGAGGCCAGCGGGGGGGCGGAAACCGTCGTCACCATCATCAAGATCATCATCCTGCTCGTCTTCGCCGGGTTTGGCGCCTTTGCCGTGGAGGGGAGCAACTTCGAGCCGTTCTTCGCGAGGGACGACTCCTCGGTCGCCATACTGAAGGCGATGGGCCTCACGTTCATTGCCTTTGAGGGCTACGACCTCATTGCCACCGTCACCGAAGAGGTCGAAAATCCGCGGGAGAACATCCCGAAGGCGATCTTTATCAGCCTCGTCGCGACGGTGGCCATTTACCTGATTGTGGTGTGGGTGGCCATCGGCACGCTCGGGGCCGAGAAGCTCGGGCGGGCCGGCGAGACGGGCATTGCGGAGGCCGCCACGAGCTTCATGCCGACGATCCCGCTGCTGGGGGAGGGCGCCGCGCTCATTGTCTTCGGCGCCGTCTTTTCGACGGTGAGTGCCCTCAACGCCGTCGTCATCGCGTCCAGCCGGGTCGTGTTCGCGATGGGGCGGGAGAATCAACTGCCGAATCCCCTCGGCCAGATCAGTGCGCGGTTTGGCACCCCCCTCGCGGCCGTCGTCGTGAGCGCCGCCGTGATGCTCGGAAGCGTGGTCTTCCTGCCCATCGAGCAGGTGGGGCGCGTGTCGAGCCTCTTCTTCCTCGTCTCGTTCGTGGTGGTGAACTGGAGCGTCATCCGCCTGCGCAACCGGCGCCCCAACATGCGCCGCCCCTTCGAGATGCCGTTCTACCCGGCCCTCCCCATCCTCGCCATCGTGCTAAACCTCGTCCTCGCCTACTTCCTGCTCCGCGACGACCCGTACACGCTGGTGCTGGGGCTGGGGTGGATCGCCATTGGCGGTCTCGTGTACGCGGCCCTGCAGTGGCGCCGGACGGAAACGGCGACGGCCGAGGCGTAA
- a CDS encoding DUF3124 domain-containing protein has protein sequence MRFPSPPRRLTLPLAFFLVGALCACGPFDRDTHLEPPASHLDSLPTASSSSDNRGVATARVRRQTLYVPAYSHIYVRNAQRSMNLATTLSIRNTSRDVPLTLSAIDYYDSQGELVRAYLDTTRALGPLASTYVVVDTDDIRGGVGANFILRWHAERPISPPVVETVMITGANTQGISFRSTARVLREERVPTDTSGHHSGPDV, from the coding sequence ATGCGGTTTCCGTCTCCGCCTCGTCGACTGACACTTCCACTGGCCTTCTTTCTGGTCGGGGCGCTCTGCGCGTGTGGGCCCTTCGACCGGGACACACACCTCGAGCCGCCTGCCTCCCACCTCGACAGTCTGCCGACGGCTTCCTCATCGTCCGACAACCGGGGAGTGGCGACGGCGCGCGTCCGGCGCCAGACGCTCTACGTGCCCGCCTACTCCCACATCTACGTCCGGAATGCCCAGCGGTCCATGAACCTGGCGACGACCCTTAGCATCCGCAACACGAGCCGGGACGTGCCCCTCACGCTCTCAGCCATCGACTACTACGACAGCCAGGGCGAGCTTGTGCGCGCCTACCTGGACACGACCCGCGCCCTCGGGCCGCTCGCCTCCACGTACGTCGTGGTGGACACGGACGACATTCGGGGCGGCGTGGGGGCCAACTTCATCCTCCGGTGGCACGCGGAGCGCCCGATCTCCCCGCCCGTCGTGGAAACGGTCATGATTACCGGCGCCAACACGCAGGGCATCTCGTTCCGGTCCACCGCCCGCGTGCTGCGTGAAGAGCGCGTCCCTACGGATACGAGTGGGCACCACTCCGGCCCAGACGTGTAG